The Nitrospira sp. genomic interval CCGCCTATGGTCCTCGTGCTCTGCGCAGCATGACGTCCCGTCACGGCTCTCATGCCGACAAGGAATTGTGACTATCCTCCAACCAGGTGGCCAAAGTCTCGGCGATGGAAGGCAGTCGTGTATGAGGTTCGGCCGAAGGTGCAAAGGGACCAGAGGAGCTAAGCCATGGTCTCCTACTCTCGACAAGCTCCTTTTTCGTGACGGATTGCTATTGTCCGCTGGTTGTCTCTTCCGCGCTGTTCCTCTGATTTTCTCGCTCCTGGTTGCGTTCCAATCGCTGAGTGAGGCTCCTGCGCTTGCGGAATGGCTTTTGGTCGATGGTAACAACAAGGCAAGGATCTATGTTGATTCCGAGACCATCATCCGGAATGGTGAGCGGGTGAGTGTGTCGGTCTTGGATGATCTGAGGACCGCTCAGACACGATGGTTCAAGACATACTTGTCTTCGCGCGCCCAGGAAGAGCACGACTGTGCGAACGGGCGCTTTCGGCTGCTGGCCGTGGAACATTTCGCTGGGAACATGGGAACTGGTGACGTGGTGTATCAGAAGTCAGGCGAGTCGGCCTGGGCACCTATTCCCAAAGAGACCCTCGCTCAATCAGTCTGGAAATTTGTCTGCAAGAAGAAGCGATGAATGGGGAAGAAGATTGCAGGGACATCACAACGAGGGTTTGTCCTGTCCACACTTCCAGCAGACGCCAAACTGACCTTCGTGACGCTCGCCGCACCCTGAGCATGTCCAGAAGTCTTGGTTCATCGGCGGCAACTCAGTTTCTTCTTCAAGTAGCTGACGGGCCTGATCGTAATCCTGATCTTGGAGTACCCACAGCTCCGGAAAAATCTCCACAAAGGGAATCTCTCCGGCAAGTCCTGAGGAACGCTGGTTCTTGATCATGCACCGGATACCGGCCTGCTCAAGCTGCTCCTTGCGCATCTCCACCTCGATCAAGTTCTGAGAGACGAAGACTTGTTTCACCCAAGTACCCTAGATCCCATCTGATCGTGAGTCAAGAATCCAGCTTCTGCCGCTAAGTTTGCCTTGACCTTCGGCCAATACTCGTGTAACCATCGGCTACATGATGGATCGTGAAGAGATTACCCTCGGGGTCTACCTCCGGCAAACAGCCGGTGACCGGCCTGGGATTATCGCAGTTGTCCACCGGGTCGGGACAAGCTTGTCAGGGGAGTGGTTCTTTCAGTTGCGGTACCTTGGTTGTCCAGCGGGAACGAGGAAGAGGTCTGGTTCGGAATGGAGCGTGAATCTTCGAGAAATAGATCTAGCCTACTTCGACCTGATCGGACCATGGATCTCTGCACAGGCATTATTGGCATCGCGCCCGCCTTCCTCCAAACGAAAGAAGGAGCCCGCGCTTCTGGCCTGGAGACGAGGGACCCCACATCCGGACCAGCTTCGGATGTTTGAAGATTGCTGAGCACAGCGCCACAAGGTTCCATCGGCTTCATAGGGCTTGTCTGACGTTGGCTCTTTGGCCATTGTTTTGAAATGGTTATCGGTAACCATTTCCTACAAGGATGTTGATTGCCTGTTTACCCAAGGTTTGGGCTTCATACCGGTGAGATTTCTCGCGCCATGGACGATCGCCAGAATCTGAGCAGACCCTTTCTTTAGCCGATAGATCACTCGATAGCTTTGGACGAGGAGTT includes:
- a CDS encoding DUF2007 domain-containing protein gives rise to the protein MKQVFVSQNLIEVEMRKEQLEQAGIRCMIKNQRSSGLAGEIPFVEIFPELWVLQDQDYDQARQLLEEETELPPMNQDFWTCSGCGERHEGQFGVCWKCGQDKPSL